One part of the Mustela erminea isolate mMusErm1 chromosome 11, mMusErm1.Pri, whole genome shotgun sequence genome encodes these proteins:
- the PMPCB gene encoding mitochondrial-processing peptidase subunit beta isoform X1 translates to MAATAVRAVMFPAVRRRRLWGFAERLLVGGAAGRSLYFGGNRLRSTQAATQVVLNVPETRVSRLDNGLRVASEDSGISTCTVGLWIDAGSRYENEKNNGTAHFLEHMAFKGTKKRSQLDLELEIENMGAHLNAYTSREQTVYYAKAFSKDLPRAVEILADIIQNSTLGEAEIERERGVILREMQEVETNLQEVVFDYLHATAYQNTALGRTILGPTENIKSINRKDLVDYITTHYKGPRIVLAAAGGVSHDELLELAKFHFGDSLSSHKGEIPALPPCKFTGSEIRVRDDKMPLAHIAVAVEAVGWAHPDTICLMVANTLIGNWDRSFGGGMNLSSKLAQLTCHGSLCHSFQSFNTSYTDTGLWGIYMVCEPATIADMLHVVQKEWMRLCTSVTESEVARAKNLLKTNMLLQLDGSTPICEDIGRQMLCYNRRIPIPELEARIDAVNAETIQEVCTKYIHAKSPALAAVGPIERLPEFNQIHRNMCWLRD, encoded by the exons ATGGCGGCGACGGCAGTGCGAGCGGTGATGTTCCCCGCggtgcggcggcggcggctttGGGGTTTCGCGGAGAGACTTCTGGTTGGAGGCGCTGCCGGGAGG TCATTATATTTTGGAGGGAACAGATTGCGAAGTACACAGGCTGCTACGCAGGTGGTTCTGAATGTTCCTGAAACCAGAGTATCGCGTTTGGACAACGGACTCAGGGTCGCCTCTGAAGACTCTGGCATTTCAACATGCACA GTTGGGCTCTGGATTGATGCTGGAAGTCGCTatgaaaatgagaagaataatgGCACAGCTCACTTTTTGGAGCATATGGCTTTCAAG ggCACCAAAAAGAGATCCCAATTAGATCTGGAACTTGAGATTGAAAACATGGGTGCTCATCTCAATGCTTATACCTCCAGAGAGCAGACTGTGTATTATGCCAAAGCATTCTCTAAAGATCTGCCaagag cTGTAGAAATTCTTGCTGATATAATACAAAACAGCACATTGGGAGAAGCAGAGATTGAACGTGAGCGTGGCGTAATCCTTAGAGAGATGCAGGAAGTTGAAACCAATTTACAGGAAGTTGTTTTTGATTATCTTCATGCCACAGCTTATCAAAATACAGCACTTGGACGGACAATTTTGGGACCAACTGAAAATATCAA ATCTATAAATCGGAAGGACTTGGTGGATTATATAACCACACATTACAAGGGGCCAAGAATAGTGCTTGCTGCTGCTGGAG GAGTTTCCCATGATGAACTGCTTGAGTTAGCAAAGTTTCATTTTGGTGACTCTTTGTCCTCACACAAAGGAGAAATACCAGCTCTGCCTCCCTGCAAATTCACAGGAAGTGAG ATACGAGTGAGGGATGACAAGATGCCTTTGGCGCATATTGCAGTAGCTGTCGAGGCCGTTGGGTGGGCACATCCAGATACAATCTGTCTGATGGTTGCAAACACACTGATTGGCAACTGGGATCGCTCTTTTGGAGGAGGAATG AATCTTTCCAGCAAGCTGGCCCAGCTCACCTGCCATGGCAGCCTCTGTCACAGCTTCCAGTCCTTCAACACTTCCTACACAGATACGGGATTGTGGGGAATCTATATGGTTTGTGAACCGGCCACCATTGCTGACATGCTACATGTTGTTCAAAAAGAATG GATGCGACTCTGTACAAGTGTAACTGAAAGTGAAGTTGCACGAGCCAAGAATCTCCTGAAAACAAACATGTTGTTGCAGCTTGATG GTTCTACCCCAATCTGTGAAGATATTGGTAGGCAGATGTTATGTTACAACAGGAGAATTCCCATCCCTGAGCTTGAAGCCAGAATTGAT GCTGTAAATGCTGAGACAATTCAAGAAGTGTGCACCAAATACATTCATGCTAAGAGTCCAGCTCTTGCTGCCGTCG gtCCTATTGAACGGCTGCCAGAGTTTAACCAGATTCACAGGAACATGTGCTGGCTTCGTGATTAA
- the PMPCB gene encoding mitochondrial-processing peptidase subunit beta isoform X2 produces the protein MAATAVRASLYFGGNRLRSTQAATQVVLNVPETRVSRLDNGLRVASEDSGISTCTVGLWIDAGSRYENEKNNGTAHFLEHMAFKGTKKRSQLDLELEIENMGAHLNAYTSREQTVYYAKAFSKDLPRAVEILADIIQNSTLGEAEIERERGVILREMQEVETNLQEVVFDYLHATAYQNTALGRTILGPTENIKSINRKDLVDYITTHYKGPRIVLAAAGGVSHDELLELAKFHFGDSLSSHKGEIPALPPCKFTGSEIRVRDDKMPLAHIAVAVEAVGWAHPDTICLMVANTLIGNWDRSFGGGMNLSSKLAQLTCHGSLCHSFQSFNTSYTDTGLWGIYMVCEPATIADMLHVVQKEWMRLCTSVTESEVARAKNLLKTNMLLQLDGSTPICEDIGRQMLCYNRRIPIPELEARIDAVNAETIQEVCTKYIHAKSPALAAVGPIERLPEFNQIHRNMCWLRD, from the exons ATGGCGGCGACGGCAGTGCGAGCG TCATTATATTTTGGAGGGAACAGATTGCGAAGTACACAGGCTGCTACGCAGGTGGTTCTGAATGTTCCTGAAACCAGAGTATCGCGTTTGGACAACGGACTCAGGGTCGCCTCTGAAGACTCTGGCATTTCAACATGCACA GTTGGGCTCTGGATTGATGCTGGAAGTCGCTatgaaaatgagaagaataatgGCACAGCTCACTTTTTGGAGCATATGGCTTTCAAG ggCACCAAAAAGAGATCCCAATTAGATCTGGAACTTGAGATTGAAAACATGGGTGCTCATCTCAATGCTTATACCTCCAGAGAGCAGACTGTGTATTATGCCAAAGCATTCTCTAAAGATCTGCCaagag cTGTAGAAATTCTTGCTGATATAATACAAAACAGCACATTGGGAGAAGCAGAGATTGAACGTGAGCGTGGCGTAATCCTTAGAGAGATGCAGGAAGTTGAAACCAATTTACAGGAAGTTGTTTTTGATTATCTTCATGCCACAGCTTATCAAAATACAGCACTTGGACGGACAATTTTGGGACCAACTGAAAATATCAA ATCTATAAATCGGAAGGACTTGGTGGATTATATAACCACACATTACAAGGGGCCAAGAATAGTGCTTGCTGCTGCTGGAG GAGTTTCCCATGATGAACTGCTTGAGTTAGCAAAGTTTCATTTTGGTGACTCTTTGTCCTCACACAAAGGAGAAATACCAGCTCTGCCTCCCTGCAAATTCACAGGAAGTGAG ATACGAGTGAGGGATGACAAGATGCCTTTGGCGCATATTGCAGTAGCTGTCGAGGCCGTTGGGTGGGCACATCCAGATACAATCTGTCTGATGGTTGCAAACACACTGATTGGCAACTGGGATCGCTCTTTTGGAGGAGGAATG AATCTTTCCAGCAAGCTGGCCCAGCTCACCTGCCATGGCAGCCTCTGTCACAGCTTCCAGTCCTTCAACACTTCCTACACAGATACGGGATTGTGGGGAATCTATATGGTTTGTGAACCGGCCACCATTGCTGACATGCTACATGTTGTTCAAAAAGAATG GATGCGACTCTGTACAAGTGTAACTGAAAGTGAAGTTGCACGAGCCAAGAATCTCCTGAAAACAAACATGTTGTTGCAGCTTGATG GTTCTACCCCAATCTGTGAAGATATTGGTAGGCAGATGTTATGTTACAACAGGAGAATTCCCATCCCTGAGCTTGAAGCCAGAATTGAT GCTGTAAATGCTGAGACAATTCAAGAAGTGTGCACCAAATACATTCATGCTAAGAGTCCAGCTCTTGCTGCCGTCG gtCCTATTGAACGGCTGCCAGAGTTTAACCAGATTCACAGGAACATGTGCTGGCTTCGTGATTAA
- the DNAJC2 gene encoding dnaJ homolog subfamily C member 2 isoform X2, with protein sequence MLKTLDPKDWKNQDHYAVLGLGHVRYKATQRQIKAAHKAMVLKHHPDKRKAAGEPIKEGDNDYFTCITKAYEMLSDPVKRRAFNSVDPTFDNSVPSKSEAKDNFFEVFSPVFERNSRWSNKKNVPKLGDMNSSFEDVDAFYSFWYNFDSWREFSYLDEEEKEKAECRDERRWIEKQNRATRAQRKKEEMNRIRTLVDNAYSCDPRIKKFKEEEKAKKEAEKKAKAEAKRKEQEAKEKQRQAELEAARLAKEKEEEEVRQQALLAKKEKDIQKKAIKKERQKLRNSCKIWNHFSDNEAERVKMMEEVEKLCDRLELASLQCLNETLTSSTKEVGKAALEKQIEEINEQIRKEKEEAEARMRQASKNAEKSTGGSGNGSKNWSEDDLQLLIKAVNLFPAGTNSRWEVIANYMNIHSSSGVKRTAKDVIGKAKSLQKLDPHQKDDINKKAFDKFKKEHGVVPQADNATPSERFEGPCTDFTPWTTEEQKLLEQALKTYPVNTPERWEKIAEAVPGRTKKDCMKRYKELVEMVKAKKAAQEQVLNASRAKK encoded by the exons AACCAAGATCATTATGCAGTACTTGGACTTGGCCATGTAAGATACAAAGCTACCCAGAGACAGATCAAAGCAGCTC ATAAAGCAATGGTTTTAAAACATCATCCAGACAAACGGAAAGCAGCTGGTGAACCAATAAAAGAAGGAGATAATGACTACTTCACTTGCATAACTaaag CTTATGAAATGTTATCTGATCCAGTGAAAAGACGGGCATTCAACAGTGTAGATCCTACTTTTGATAACTCAGTTCCTTCTAAAAGTGAAGCAAAAGACAATTTCTTCGAAGTGTTTTCCCCAGTGTTTGAAAGGAATTCTAG gtggtcaaataaaaaaaatgtccctAAACTTGGTGATATGAATTCATCATTTGAAGATGTAgatgcattttattctttctg GTATAATTTTGATTCTTGGAGAGAATTTTCTTAtttagatgaagaagaaaaagaaaaagcggAATG tcGTGATGAGAGGAGATGGATTgaaaaacagaacagagcaacaagggcacaaagaaaaaaagaagaaatgaacagaataaGAACATTAGTTG acaACGCATACAGCTGTGATcccagaataaaaaaatttaaggaagaagaaaaggccaagaaagaagcagaaaagaaagcaaaagcagaagcaaaacGGAAAGAGCAAGAAgctaaagaaaaa CAAAGACAAGCTGAATTAGAAGCTGCTCGGTTAgctaaagagaaggaagaggaggaagttaGACAACAAGCATTActggcaaagaaggaaaaagatatccAGAAAAAAGCCATtaagaaggaaaggcaaaaacTTCGAAACTCATGCAAG ATCTGGAATCACTTCTCTGACAATGAGGCAGAGCGGGTTAAAATGATGGAAGAAGTGGAAAAACTTTGTGATCGGCTTGAACTAGCAAG CTTGCAGTGCTTGAATGAGACACTCACATCATCTACAAAGGAAGTAGGGAAGGCTGCTCTGGAAAAACAG atagaagaaataaatgagcaaattaggaaagaaaaagaggaagctgaggctcgAATGCGCCAAGCAtccaagaatgcagagaaatcaaCTGGTGGAAGTGGAAATGGCAGTAAAAATTGGTCAGAAGATGATCTGCAATTACTGATTAAAGCTGTGAACCTATTCCCTGCTGGAACAAACTCAAG ATGGGAAGTTATCGCTAATTACATGAACATACACTCTTCTTCTGGAGTCAAGAGAACTGCCAAAGATGTTATTGGCAAAGCAAAGAGTCTTCAGAAACTTG acCCTCATCAAAAAGATGATATAAAcaaaaaggcatttgataaatttaaaaaagaacatggagTGGTGCCTCAAGCAGACAATGCAACACCTTCAGAGCGATTTGAAG GTCCATGTACAGATTTCACCCCATGGACGACAGAAGAACAGAAGCTTTTGGAACAAGCTTTAAAAACATACCCAGTAAATACACCTGAAAGGTGGGAAAAAATAGCAGAAGCGGTGCCTGGCCGCACAAAGAAGGACTGCATGAAGCGATACAAG GAACTCGTCGAGATGGTAAAAGCAAAGAAAGCTGCTCAAGAACAAGTGCTGAATGCAAGTAGAGCCAAGAAATGA
- the DNAJC2 gene encoding dnaJ homolog subfamily C member 2 isoform X3 — protein MDIEVRGDKAMVLKHHPDKRKAAGEPIKEGDNDYFTCITKAYEMLSDPVKRRAFNSVDPTFDNSVPSKSEAKDNFFEVFSPVFERNSRWSNKKNVPKLGDMNSSFEDVDAFYSFWYNFDSWREFSYLDEEEKEKAECRDERRWIEKQNRATRAQRKKEEMNRIRTLVDNAYSCDPRIKKFKEEEKAKKEAEKKAKAEAKRKEQEAKEKQRQAELEAARLAKEKEEEEVRQQALLAKKEKDIQKKAIKKERQKLRNSCKIWNHFSDNEAERVKMMEEVEKLCDRLELASLQCLNETLTSSTKEVGKAALEKQIEEINEQIRKEKEEAEARMRQASKNAEKSTGGSGNGSKNWSEDDLQLLIKAVNLFPAGTNSRWEVIANYMNIHSSSGVKRTAKDVIGKAKSLQKLDPHQKDDINKKAFDKFKKEHGVVPQADNATPSERFEGPCTDFTPWTTEEQKLLEQALKTYPVNTPERWEKIAEAVPGRTKKDCMKRYKELVEMVKAKKAAQEQVLNASRAKK, from the exons ATGGATATTGAGGTCAGAGGAG ATAAAGCAATGGTTTTAAAACATCATCCAGACAAACGGAAAGCAGCTGGTGAACCAATAAAAGAAGGAGATAATGACTACTTCACTTGCATAACTaaag CTTATGAAATGTTATCTGATCCAGTGAAAAGACGGGCATTCAACAGTGTAGATCCTACTTTTGATAACTCAGTTCCTTCTAAAAGTGAAGCAAAAGACAATTTCTTCGAAGTGTTTTCCCCAGTGTTTGAAAGGAATTCTAG gtggtcaaataaaaaaaatgtccctAAACTTGGTGATATGAATTCATCATTTGAAGATGTAgatgcattttattctttctg GTATAATTTTGATTCTTGGAGAGAATTTTCTTAtttagatgaagaagaaaaagaaaaagcggAATG tcGTGATGAGAGGAGATGGATTgaaaaacagaacagagcaacaagggcacaaagaaaaaaagaagaaatgaacagaataaGAACATTAGTTG acaACGCATACAGCTGTGATcccagaataaaaaaatttaaggaagaagaaaaggccaagaaagaagcagaaaagaaagcaaaagcagaagcaaaacGGAAAGAGCAAGAAgctaaagaaaaa CAAAGACAAGCTGAATTAGAAGCTGCTCGGTTAgctaaagagaaggaagaggaggaagttaGACAACAAGCATTActggcaaagaaggaaaaagatatccAGAAAAAAGCCATtaagaaggaaaggcaaaaacTTCGAAACTCATGCAAG ATCTGGAATCACTTCTCTGACAATGAGGCAGAGCGGGTTAAAATGATGGAAGAAGTGGAAAAACTTTGTGATCGGCTTGAACTAGCAAG CTTGCAGTGCTTGAATGAGACACTCACATCATCTACAAAGGAAGTAGGGAAGGCTGCTCTGGAAAAACAG atagaagaaataaatgagcaaattaggaaagaaaaagaggaagctgaggctcgAATGCGCCAAGCAtccaagaatgcagagaaatcaaCTGGTGGAAGTGGAAATGGCAGTAAAAATTGGTCAGAAGATGATCTGCAATTACTGATTAAAGCTGTGAACCTATTCCCTGCTGGAACAAACTCAAG ATGGGAAGTTATCGCTAATTACATGAACATACACTCTTCTTCTGGAGTCAAGAGAACTGCCAAAGATGTTATTGGCAAAGCAAAGAGTCTTCAGAAACTTG acCCTCATCAAAAAGATGATATAAAcaaaaaggcatttgataaatttaaaaaagaacatggagTGGTGCCTCAAGCAGACAATGCAACACCTTCAGAGCGATTTGAAG GTCCATGTACAGATTTCACCCCATGGACGACAGAAGAACAGAAGCTTTTGGAACAAGCTTTAAAAACATACCCAGTAAATACACCTGAAAGGTGGGAAAAAATAGCAGAAGCGGTGCCTGGCCGCACAAAGAAGGACTGCATGAAGCGATACAAG GAACTCGTCGAGATGGTAAAAGCAAAGAAAGCTGCTCAAGAACAAGTGCTGAATGCAAGTAGAGCCAAGAAATGA